Proteins from one Acomys russatus chromosome 12, mAcoRus1.1, whole genome shotgun sequence genomic window:
- the LOC127196664 gene encoding zinc finger protein 431-like — protein sequence MALHADMDTLTYDDVHVNLTREEWTLLDHSQKSLYKDVMLKTYANLAAIGYSWEEDMIEEPFHNSKSQGRHKRSHTGENTSEYTQCGKALAHNSHTQRHDRIHTGEKPSEDIQYSEVFVHHNTLQIHKRGYIGEKPYKCNQRDKAFSWDSTLCIHKRTHTGEKPYECDQCGKAFARLTNLYIHKRTHTGEKPYECDQCGKAFTQHSHLHRHKRTHTGEKPYVCNQCGKAFTQHSHLHRHKRTHTGEKPYECDQCGKAFTQHSHLQIHRRTHTTEKPYKCDQCDKAFPSRQGLRIHKRTHTKEKPYECDQCGKAFAQHGHLQTHKRTHTGEKPYECDQCGKAFAQYSSLQTHKRTHTGEKPYKCNQCLKDFAYLSSLRNHKRKHTVGKHYECNQCSITFARFRHLQTHERTHAGEKPYECNQCGKAFAKHSNLHIHKRTHTGERPYKCDQCGKAFAQSSHLQTHKRTHTGEKHYECDQCGKAFACHSYLHIHKRIHTGERPYKCDQCGKAFAQSSHLQTHKRTHTGEKHYECDQCGKAFACHSYLHIHKRIHTGERPYKCDQCGKAFAQGSNLQMHKRTHTGEKPYECNQCSKAFECHNHLHIHKITRTVEKLYKCIGFVKAFRHHSHCEMHKRIHTREITYEYILYVEALPHFYGLHYYGSTHDGQKFYECMQCGKVYYKVHVNPTHFKTPSQCIFQEFIVIQLLLIHQGCRSYL from the exons GACACACTGACCtatgatgatgtgcatgtgaacttaACTCGGGAAGAATGGACTTTGCTGGATcattcccagaagagtctctacaaagatgtgatgctgaAGACTTACGCGAACCTTGCTGCTATAG GCTACAGTTGGgaagaagatatgattgaagaacCTTTTCACAATTCTAAAAGCCAAGGAAG GCATAAAAGAAGCCATACTGGAGAGAACACCTCTGAATATACTCAGTGTGGTAAAGCACTTGCACACAACAGCCATACTCAAAGGCATGacagaattcatactggagagaaaccctctGAAGATATTCAATATAGCGAAGTCTTTGTACATCATAATACTCTCCAGATACATAAGAGAGGTTATATTGGAGAGAAACCATACAAATGCAACCAACGTGATAAGGCCTTTTCATGGGACAGTACTCTTTGTATACATAAAaggacacacactggagagaagccctatgaatgCGACCAATGTGGCAAAGCCTTTGCAAGGCTCACTAATCTCTACATACATAAAaggacacacactggagagaaaccctatgaatgcgACCAATGTGGTAAAGCGTTTACACAGCACAGTCACCTCCATAGGCATAAAAGGacacatacaggagagaaaccctatgtatgtaaccaatgtggtaaagcgtTTACACAGCACAGTCACCTCCATAGGCATAAAAGGacacatacaggagagaaaccctatgaatgtgaccAATGTGGTAAAGCGTTTACACAGCACAGTCACCTCCAAATACATAGAAGAACTCATACTActgagaaaccctacaaatgcgATCAGTGTGATAAAGCCTTTCCATCGCGTCAGGGTCTTCGTATacacaaaagaacacatactaaagagaagccctatgaatgtgaccagtgtggaaaagcctttgcacagcacgGTCACCTCCAAAcgcataaaagaacacacactggagagaaaccctatgaatgtgaccaatgtggtaaagcctttgcacaatACTCAAGTctccaaacacataaaagaacacatactggagagaagccttacaAATGTAATCAGTGTCTTAAAGACTTTGCATATCTCAGTAGTCTCCgaaaccataaaagaaaacatactgtagggaaacactatgaatgtaaccagtgTAGTATAACCTTTGCACGATTCCGTCATCTCCAAACACATGAAagaacacatgctggagagaaaccctatgagtgtaatcaatgtggtaaagcctttgcaaaaCACAGTAACctccacatacacaaaagaacacatactggagagagaCCCTATAAATGTgaccagtgtggtaaagcctttgcacagagCAGTCATCTCCAAAcgcataaaagaacacatactggagaaaaacactatgaatgtgaccaatgtggtaaagcctttgcatgtcacagttACCTCCACATACATAAAAGAATACACACTGGAGAGAGACCCTATAAATGTgaccagtgtggtaaagcctttgcacagagCAGTCATCTCCAAAcgcataaaagaacacatactggagaaaaacactatgaatgtgaccaatgtggtaaagcctttgcatgtcacagttACCTCCACATACATAAAAGAATACACACTGGAGAGAGACCCTATAAATGTgaccagtgtggtaaagcctttgcacagggCAGTAATCTCCAAatgcataaaagaacacatactg gagagaaaccctatgaatgtaaccaatgcaGTAAAGCCTTTGAATGTCACAATCAtctccatatacataaaataacacGTACTGTAGAGAAACTCTACAAATGTATTGGATTTGTTAAAGCTTTTCGACATCATAGTCATTGTGAAATGCATAAAAGAATTCATACTAGAGAGATaacttatgaatatattttatatgtcgAGGCCCTACCACATTTCTATGGTCTTCATTATTATGGAAGCACTCATGATGGACAAAAATTCTATGAATGTATGCAGTGTGGTAAAGTCTATTATAAGGTCCACGTAAATCCAACACATTTCAAAACACCAAGTCAATGCATATTTCAAGAATTTATTGTAATCCAGCTGCTACTGATCCATCAGGGCTGCAGATCATACTTGTGA